One genomic segment of Coffea arabica cultivar ET-39 chromosome 6e, Coffea Arabica ET-39 HiFi, whole genome shotgun sequence includes these proteins:
- the LOC113696474 gene encoding pentatricopeptide repeat-containing protein At4g35130, chloroplastic-like, whose protein sequence is MALKSLVNSGLSEFAIWVYKQMREMGVEHDSYTFPIMNKAVFLVDFEAFWLGKTIHGLAMQMGFGCDVYFCNTMIAVYSKSGRFGDACKLFHEMPDRDIVSWTAMISAYVREDNFFGAFRLFGKMQNEVEPNAVTMLGLLQGCPSMVEGRQLHGYIIKNGLLLDRSVENSLLNMYIHVDSVSDAEILFGEMDKRDVVTWNIMLSLYTYKGDITRMIGCFRQMSGEVDPSCETLTVFVSGLAECGYLFEGRQIHCLALKKGLFDDKLRACLLDFYAKHREVDISAKLFQEVHYRNSITWNTMMLGFIENGLFKECIALFKQMLLVGVRPGAEILRTLILAYTHMGAVQLGKGIHGYIIRKSFVDSVAATTALETSIVNMYLRCGSLSAAGVCFDRMVGKDLVAWTSMIEGYGMHGLGVQALELFQKMVEEGLNPNDMTFLSILSACSHSGLLSEGCQILYCMRSKFSVEPNLNHYTCIIDMLGRSGMIKEGLALIFKLVPFPDSRIFGALLAASRVYMDKKVADYAANRLLELEPDNAGYHTLISNIKASAEKWFEVEDFRSTIKSKDLMKLPGWSCIEAKGFLHGFVSGDRSHPYADCIQQTLEILNRTMQDVLM, encoded by the coding sequence ATGGCTCTGAAATCTCTTGTTAATTCAGGACTTAGTGAATTTGCAATTTGGGTTTATAAGCAAATGAGAGAAATGGGAGTTGAACATGACAGTTATACATTTCCAATAATGAACAAAGCagttttcttggtggatttcgAAGCTTTTTGGCTGGGGAAAACGATTCATGGCTTAGCTATGCAAATGGGTTTCGGATGTGATGTTTACTTTTGTAATACGATGATTGCGGTTTATAGTAAAAGTGGGCGTTTTGGAGATGCTTGCAAGTTGTTTCATGAAATGCCTGACAGAGATATTGTTTCTTGGACAGCAATGATTTCGGCTTACGTTCGTGAAGACAATTTTTTCGGGGCTTTCAGATTGTTTGGGAAAATGCAAAATGAGGTGGAACCCAATGCAGTGACAATGTTAGGCCTGCTGCAAGGATGTCCTAGTATGGTCGAAGGGAGACAACTTCATGGATATATCATTAAAAATGGGTTATTGCTTGATCGCTCTGTGGAAAATTCGCTGTTGAATATGTATATTCACGTTGATAGTGTTTCTGATGCTGAAATTCTTTTTGGAGAAATGGATAAAAGGGATGTAGTTACTTGGAATATAATGTTGTCATTGTACACTTATAAAGGAGATATTACGAGGATGATTGGTTGTTTTCGACAAATGTCTGGTGAAGTAGATCCTAGCTGCGAGACGTTGACTGTGTTTGTTTCAGGGTTAGCAGAATGTGGATATCTGTTTGAAGGTAGACAAATACATTGTCTAGCTTTGAAGAAGGGACTTTTTGATGATAAATTGAGGGCTTGTTTGTTGGATTTCTATGCAAAGCATCGGGAGGTGGATATATCTGCTAAGCTATTTCAAGAAGTTCATTACAGAAACTCTATCACTTGGAATACTATGATGCTGGGGTTTATTGAAAATGGGCTGTTTAAAGAGTGTATTGCATTGTTTAAGCAAATGCTACTTGTAGGTGTTCGGCCAGGCGCTGAAATACTGAGAACTCTTATTCTTGCTTATACCCACATGGGGGCAGTACAATTGGGCAAAGGGATACATGGATACATTATAAGGAAGTCATTTGTTGACTCTGTTGCTGCTACAACAGCCTTGGAAACTTCTATCGTAAATATGTATCTTAGATGTGGAAGTCTTTCTGCTGCAGGCGTTTGCTTTGACAGAATGGTTGGTAAAGACCTTGTGGCATGGACATCAATGATTGAGGGCTATGGAATGCATGGATTGGGTGTTCAAGCATTAGAACTATTTCAGAAAATGGTGGAGGAAGGATTAAATCCAAATGACATGACCTTCTTAAGCATACTATCTGCTTGTAGCCATTCCGGCCTATTAAGTGAAGGCTGCCAGATTTTATATTGCATGAGATCAAAATTTTCTGTTGAACCTAATTTGAACCATTACACCTGCATTATCGATATGTTAGGTCGGTCTGGAATGATAAAAGAAGGCCTGGCTCTCATTTTTAAATTGGTTCCTTTTCCAGATAGTCGGATTTTTGGTGCACTTCTAGCCGCCTCTAGAGTTTACATGGACAAAAAAGTTGCTGACTATGCAGCAAATAGGCTCCTGGAATTAGAACCTGATAATGCTGGATACCACACCCTTATCAGCAATATAAAAGCAAGTGCAGAGAAGTGGTTTGAAGTTGAAGATTTCAGGAGCACAATAAAAtccaaagatttgatgaagctACCTGGTTGGAGCTGCATAGAAGCAAAGGGGTTTCTTCACGGTTTTGTCTCAGGAGACAGATCACATCCTTATGCGGATTGCATCCAGCAGACGTTAGAAATCTTGAACAGAACCATGCAAGATGTGCTTATGTAG